The genomic region agctggcggcAGCCCGGGGACAGGCAGGGACCTTCCCAGAGGGGCCGATGGATGGACAGGGGGGCTCGGCTCCGAATTTCCCTTCTGGAGACGGAGTTAAGAAAGCAGCGTGCGCAGGGGGTTAGGAGCACCATGCCGGTTAGACAAGCCGCGGAGATGGAGTTGGCAGCCAGGGGCAAAGGGGAACTGCCCTGGGTGTGGGACAGAGCAGAGAGGGGCACGGAGGCAGGCTGCCCGTCTCGGCGGCGCGGCCGGCGCCAGCCTCACGCAGCCACTTGCTCCGAGCCGGCTCTTCTGTCTGTCTGGTTGTCGGCTCTGTCTGCAGCTGCACCgaaggcagaggggaaggaggagagcagagagagaaagctCAATTAGTAGCCGAGCAGAGAGAGGCATGCAGGAAACTCAGCCCCCAAAACACCAGAGATCTGTAACGAGCACCAGGAGCCGCAGGGACCCCGATGGGGACCCCGATGGGGACCCTGATGGGGACCCGCTCGGCTCATCCGGGGCGATCTGGGGACAGTGGCTGGGAGAAGCtggccaggctgcagagctggatgTTATCCACCTTGGCTGGGGAGgtttctattttctttgcttttcgcTTCAAACCATTTTCGTCTCTCCCAGACAGACGTACAGGGGAGGTGGGAGGCACGGCAGTCTGAAGGCCTGGACTGCCCATTTAGGGGCTTCTTGGCTTTCCAAGAAAGCCACAGAAATTTAGTGTAGTGATTTATCTCACGCAAGAAGGGACCAGTTCCAGCCCAAATGGAATAGTGCAGGTAATCTCCAAAAATTAATGCTTTGGGGGTTAAAAATATCtaacttttgcattttttttctaggcaATGCCAGTGTTTATCTGATCTGTCTCCAAGCTGGATAAAATGAATGGGAAGCTGCTGGTGAGAGGGGTAGTTCTCTGGTGGGGCAGAGACATCACTGATCCCATACTTTGTAAGAAGCCCTTTCAGATAGGAATCTATTTAGCATGTCTGGCAACctcccatttttcattttgaatgagCAAACGTGACTTAAAACTCCAAAAATACACTCCTAAGGTAAAATCCACGacatcattaaaacaaaaaggataTGCCCAGAAGGGGAGAACCTGGGTGCCACATCCCCTGAGAGCATCTCGTCTTGCCTGTCCTGGGAGGTCTTGGGACCTTCCCTGAGAgtgtttgttgcttttctcctctctggGCCAGCCTTACAGCAGGCTGAGTAGCAGTGAGTGCCTTCTGGGGCAGAGAGGTACTGGCGAGTGtttggggaaaggaaagaggtGTTATCAGGTACATGAGAAGCACAGCTCCGGGCCTGAGCTGAGAGGAGCTGGGTTAGACAAAAGAAGAGCTGATGCAAATGGaatctcctttcttttccctcttttctctctttttgagGTTTGTAAGTATCTGGGCAACTTTTCTGTCCCCTTTCTCTTAGCTGTGCACTGCCCAGCTAGAACCTGGCACCTCTCTAAAGCCCGTGATCTTAGCAGCTTCCATTTGGAGGGAAAGTTGGAGTGGGAACCAGGTTATCCCAAATTGTGTCAGATTTATCTAACAGCTCAAACAATCCCACCTCACTCACCCAGGACCagccacctccctccctccagcagcagccattCATGAAGGTGCATCACCACAGAGGTGAGTCTGATCTGATCCATGCCCAGGTTTTGCAGATAAAAAATCTTTGTGGAAGCTCGTAGGTGTTTTCTAGACAGCAGGGAGTCATCCCATCTCACGCAGCCCTTGCTCTCACATCGAGAGCAGGATTCAGCCCCGAATTTGCCATCCTTCACATGGCAGCAGAGCCGTCTGTGCTACCGCTCACCCAGCTCCCAAGAGCCAGGGTTGCTCTTTCTTTGACAGGGAGACAGCCAAGCTGGTCGCAAATCAACTTATGAGTAATCTAAGGGAAAGCACAAACCTCCTGCTTGTGGCATTTGGACCCAGCCCCGTTATGCTACCCAAGAAAGAGCCAAGAGAGCATTGCAGAATTACGTAGTCTCTCTGGCTGGGTCTGAGTAAGGAGCTCCGCTCTGGCAGGGCAGCTCCATCCAGTGTGAAATTTCAGCAGGAAAAGGACATCGCCAGGGTGTGCATGGGGTTTCCTTACTTTTGCAAACGGGGATCTTGTTACTCCACGTCCCGTCCTTCAGGCACTCGATCTGGAAGGATTCGCTCTCTAGGTTATCCTGTGCAGAAACAccgaacaaaacaaaacagaaaccacaACACCATCAGTGTATGAGCCTATAAAAAGTCAAATTCTTGGCAATTCAGTAAAGATATAACCAGACCTCCCTGGAAGAGGCCTTTTCTAGCTAAAAATTGCTAGAGGAGGCTGTGCCCTAGGCCCTGGGGAGGAGGCCCGGGGGTGTGGGTCATGTTTGCTCTCCCAAGCAGAGATGAGATGGCTTTGGGAGGAAGGGATCCTCCCTGCTCCACACCATCACCCCATACCTTTAGTACTTTGTAGCCGGTGTTGCAGCTGATGACAACCTGGTCTTTGAAAGTGTACTTGGCTTGGGAAGGCTCGATTTTCCCATTGATGGGTGGCTGCACCAGTGGGCACGGGTTTCCTTTGGATAAAGAGCAAGCAGAGCAAAACAACAGGTTTCCACCTGCAGATATAAAGCCCTTCCTTCCCATTTcccagggaaagcagcaggagtTACCGATTGCTGTGTACGACAGCTTCCAGCCCCTGTTCTCCCCCGAGTTATCGCTGTGGAAGAGGATCTGCACGCTGTTGGTTTGGGTTTCGATGCGTCCTGGGGACTTCTCTCCACAAAAAGGGCCAAACTCCCTGGGGCCAGCTTTGATCTGCCAAGAGAAAGAGGTGGCTTGAGGTGGGGTGTGGATACCTGGGGATCTCCTCACCCTGAGGATGATGGATTGGGATGTTTCACCACCATGTGGTGGGGCGATGTGGACTGGTTCTGGGCCCAGGGCCAGAAAGAGGGTCACCATCAGGTGTGGTAAGAGGTTCAGCTATCATGGGGCTCCTGCTGGCTTCATCATCTCCATTTAGACTGGGGACATTTTGGCCCCATCATCGGGACACTGGGGGTATGACAGGATAGCGGGGCAGGGCGAGCTCACCTTGATGTAGTCGTAGGGACAGGTCACCTCAGGGTGGTCTTCCACATCGAAGCTGTCCTCGAAGCTCAGGGTGATGAAGAAGCCCTCCTCCAGCTCGATGCGGTACAGGCAGTCTGAGCTCTTGGGGTAGGGGCTGGGGAAGTCGGCGCTGGTGACCACCCCGCTCCTCTGGGTGTAGAGGTTGTCGCTGCACTCCACTGAAACACAGCCGGGATGGATCAGCGCCCCGTcagccgcccccagccccggccacGCTCAGGATAAAGGGTGCTGATGAGCACCCAGCTTTCAGCTCCCCTTCATCCCAGCCCCTGATACTgcttgcaccctgcctgctcaGCCCCTTTATGGGATGGGGTCTATAGCCCTGAATGTGGGTCCATGCAAGGAGAACCTCACAAGCCAAGCTCCACATATGCCCATGATGCGGAGGGTCCCGGGCTGAGAGCCAAACCCATCTCACCTTCATCAGCCATACTCAGAGCAGAGACTAAAACCTCTCATTTCTCCTGTTTGAGATCTCTAGAGTTTAGCTGAGGGAGAAACCACATCTCATCCCTCATGAGATGACCATGCATGACCATCCCCACGGCCGTGCTGTGCCCGGCCAGTACCTTTGCAGGTCCTGTTGTCGGAGTGGAGGATGTAGCCAAACCTGCAGGAGCAGTAGTACCCGCCGATGTAGTTGTGGCAGTAGTGGTCGCACGCCAGCTCCTCGTCGCTTTTCTCcaggcactcgtccacatctagGTGGGATGGTGACAGCAAGGAGAAGGGGGGTcacacgctgcagcccccccacgTCCAGCAGGTCCAGAGGCTGCGTGCTGCTTACCCACGGCCGTGTAGTGGGCATCGAAGCCAGTGAAGCGCTCCTCGTTGGAGAAATCGGACCTGAAAGTCAGCCCCATGTAGGGGCCGGGGGACAGGATGACTTGCTGGCCGGGGGCCTGCTCCGTGTCCGTCGTCTCCCTGCCACAGAAGGTTGCCAGCTCTTGGTCCTCCGCTTCGATCTGTAGCAGAAAGGCTGGGTTAGTGCTTGGCTCACACGAAGCACACAGGGCTGACGtgtgggcaggagctggggaagaaAGAGGGTGAAAATCAGTAATTTGGATGGCCTTGCAGTTCCCTGGGCTGGCTCAGACAAGCTTGGTGCTGTCCCCACCGCCCTGTGTCCATGTGCTGTGTCCTAGAAGGCTGCAGGAGGGAATGGAGGAGCCACCGTGCCCTGCTGTTATTTCAGCATGCTCACTAGCCTCTCTGTGCAGCCATTTACAGCCTGGAAGCACTGTAATCCCTATGGGAAACCCTCCTGTGTTCCCTGGAAACCCCATCCCTTCCTTTTACCTCGCTGTTTCCCCAGGACCATTTCAgtaccaacctcatctcctccTCTTGCAATCCCACCTCTGGTCCCTGTCCTCGTTCCCAGCACCCTGTCATATTCTGAATATGAATAACCCCCCAGGGGAGGAACACGAGCAATTCtgcacccccccagccctccgtGCTCACACCAAGAACAAATTATTGAGGCCATAACAAAGCACACAGCTTGGGGACCCATGAGTGCCACCCCCAGCTCGCGTGGCCTCGGCGAGGTGGGACCCTCCTGCGGCTGTCACCACAGCTCCCCGAGACCCTCAGGATGCGCCTGCTGGGGAGGGagtggggagaaaaggaaatttcCCAGGGCTGAGCATGCAGGAGGAAACTCGCTCACACCAGGGAAAGACAACATGGAAATGGCAGCTCAGCATGCCTTGACATTGCCTCCAGATATTTTCCATCCTCTCATATGAGCAAGAGCTGGCcagaaaagagagagactttCCGACGATAGATTTTGAGAATTTGGAGAAAAAGCATGCGTCCCGCATTGGGACAAAAACCCAattgaatttttattctttttttgtgaaacagagttctgaaaaaaaaaaaaaaaaaaggaaaacaagtaaTTTGGGGTCCATCTGGTTTCAATCGCTTTGAAATATACTGTGGTGCTTTAGAATCGtttaaaaatccaaaataaagggtgttttgaaacaaaacatcaTTTCAGGCTGGAAAACGGGAGCACCATCTACAAAAAGCAAATGAGCCCAGCTCTTTGGCTGCTGTGAAAAGTGGGCACACCGCATTTTCTGCAAAGCCGcttttttggggagaaaaactGTCAGAAGTGGTGCTTTCCAGACGGATCCTTGGTACGGGGCCGGCGCTGCCATCACCTCCGAGGGGATGCATGGGGAAATGTCCCCCGTGCCCGTGTCCCTGCCCGAGGATGCTCTCGCCGTGGGGCCTCACCGAAGGTATCGGCAGCCCCTTATCTGTGACGGGTCCCATGCCCCGGGACGCAGGGAGCAGAGACAGCCCTCCGGCTGTAAACTAAACAGAGAGGTCATCCTCCCTGGTTAAtatttgctgcttctgctgaggaCTGTATACTTTTTCGTAGATCATTTACATCCAGCGAGCAGGCTGGTAATTAAATCCTGGTTGTTTGTTTGGAGTTTCTCCCTCTCGGGTCACGATGTCGACGTTTTCACTAGAGAAGATGTGTCCCTGAGGGAAATATCAATTGCCGCGGAGAAATTCCCTATAAAAATACGCTGAAAGAAGcctgctttgaaaaataaaacagagcgACACTCTCGTGCCTTAAATTTACCCGTGCCACTGCCTCCCGCCAGCTTTGCTGTCTGCTTTTGCCTCTGCTCTCCTTGTTAGGATGCCTGCCCCTGTGGATGGAGGGGGGTCCCTGCCATGGATGTGGCTCTGTCCCCGTGATTtttggctggggctgggactcAGAGGCTGTCACAACGCATGTGGTGACGCAGGCTGTGCCCAGGGCACCCAGAAAAGAGACAACCCCAGCCTTGGCTGCTGGAGCAGTGACATCCCAGTGATGCCTCCTGCAGCGGCTGGGGGTTAAcaaagcccccccagcaccgtgGGGAATTTGGCCGGGCGGCTCAGCCCCTGCCACCGGAAAGGAGCACGGAGCCGGCAGTACGGAAACGCGGCCGCCAGCCCGCCAGGAATGCACTAATTGGACTGACGAGGGCAAAGCATACCGCTTGTAATATATATAAACGGCTCATTAGGCCGAGAAATCGCAGCGCCGGGCTGAAGACACTGGGAACATGACATGGGGAGGAGAGGCTcagaggcagggaagggcacGGAACGGCCCCTGCGGAGCCGCCTTGCAGCCGGAGTGCATGGGAGGAGGCAACACCCAGATTAGTGGGGTTTTGTGCGAAATGCCTGAtgctgtgctgcctggtgctgggaacgaggtggggatggggcagccGGGAGCAAGAGCCCGCAGCTGAGTCTTCCCCATGTGTGTGCATCCTCTCCCCGGTGGAGGTTTCCCAGACTTAGCAGACAGCTCCTTCCCGAGAAACCCTGCAAAATCGGGCTCAGGTTTTAACTCACACCCTTGGAAGCTCCCCTTGGCTCCCCTGGTTCAAGAGAAGCCACCTGTCCCATTTGGGGCAAGGACCTTGCACCTCCCATCTCCCTTCTTCTGCCCTAGGGTTGCTGGAGACCTGTGTCCAGAAGCACTGGGTGCTTGCTGAGGAGCACGCAGGCTGGTGTTTCCTACCTGCTcagggctgcctgctcctcctgctcctcctcgcTCACCTCCTTACTGAAGTGCCACCCGTCCCATCCCCTTTTGCACAAACAATCCCGCTGGCCACGTTTCCCTAGGAGCCACGTtcgttttatatatatacacacacgcacgCGCGTGCGTGTGGATATATATAAATCAACAGCTATTGTTTTAATTAGCCATTGTTTCAGGGCTCTGGAAACTGTTCCCTTCTGAAGACCACCCCGAAGGCAGAGACCGGCGTGTGCTCGCAGCTCAGCGGGCCCCGAGCTTGCTGCTGGGGATAACTCTCTGCACTGCTCGAGCTGGGGCACAGGGGCACCCGAGGAGGTGAGGGAGGCAAAAACCACGGCACGGTGGCTTTCTGCCTGACCCCAGCTGGGTCCCCACCTTGCACCGGGGCTGTTTAGCCCCCATGTTCGACCTCTGTCTTGTGGCAGTGAAGATGATGGAGAGCCCTCGTTTGGAGATGGTACCAAAAAGAGAAGAGGCACCTCTGGCTTTCTGAGCCTTGATGAGCCTCTTTAGTGGGGCTGCCAGAGTATTACAGACACATCTATACTTGTTGGGTTTTCCCAAGGAGGAAAATGCTCTTCTATTCATCTGCTGCTCTCCTTACGTGTTCCAAGCTGGTGCTTTAATAGCATCAAAATTGCACGTcttcccagcagagcagcttaCGGATCACCTGTAATACACCCAGACGGGCGTTCCTGAGCGTTTTCGGCACTTTTCAAATGCAATTCTGTGGCAGAGGCTCCGTGAGCTGAGCTACAGCCCCGAGCAAATTTATACAGCTGAGATCTAAATCCCTGTGAAAAATGCCGCCTTCTTATGGAAatccagcagcagggaaagctGCGATGCCAACTTGGCACCGTGGCCAAATAACAGGGAGCCcttatgaaaaaggaaaaatgagcagGGGGtgaagggcaggaggaggggtaAAGCCTGGAATGGGGAAAGTTTCCAAGAAATCTGCTCCTTGAGCTTATTGGGTTCTTAGAGCAATATATCTCTATATATGTCCCTGGCCCTCGTGCTTGGAGAGGATccaggagaagcagaaagaactAATCAAACCTCAATGAGAGCTGTTAGTAGCAGAATGAGTGCCAGCACAAAGGGGAAATTAAAGCAGCAAACAgatccaagaagaaaaaaaaaatgcaaatgtttgctttgtcttcttaGGGCGAGAATAAAACAATAACTGCAAGTAGCTGGCACCTAGCACCGGGGCTGAGTGCTTCCAGACCTGGGTGCAACCTCCACCTGCCTCCGTGCAGGGAGGCAGGGTGAGGCTTGTGCTGGGCGCTGGGTGATGGATGTTCAGCCCTGAAATGTAGGAAGCACCTGCTTGCTACACCTGGCCTGCCAGAAAGCACCAAAACTGACCAAATTCAGAGACGGAGAGCCCAAGGGAACCCTGTTTGGGGACACGGAGTTGCAAGAGGCAAGGATGCTATGTGTGGCCCCGCAGCGTGTGGCCCACCATCATTTCTGATGGGTTACTGCTCAGCAACGAGGCAGAATGAAATCTTTTGTGGTTTTGGTCATGACAGCTCCCTGGGAACATCCAGAGCTTGTTTGTGCTGAGGGTATTTGCCAGCAGTGGCCCCAAAAATTGGACCTGGGCTGTGGTATGGGTTCGTAGTGAACACAATGGAGCCTGTGGGTCTGTCCCAGTTGCTCATAGGATGGAGGCTCTGCATGCAGACCCCAAGTTACAGCCTTAAGCTCGGGTCTAACCCGTATTTTTGGTTCTCTTGGGTGTCCCCACAGCCATGACCTGGCCAACGGTGCCCAGCTCAGGGGCCTGCTTGCA from Anas platyrhynchos isolate ZD024472 breed Pekin duck chromosome 9, IASCAAS_PekinDuck_T2T, whole genome shotgun sequence harbors:
- the MASP1 gene encoding mannan-binding lectin serine protease 1 isoform X3 produces the protein MRYPLAWSLCAWLLGVADAVELTEMFGEIRSPNFPDSYPSDSEVTWNISVPEGFKIKLYFMHFDLESSYLCEYDYVKIEAEDQELATFCGRETTDTEQAPGQQVILSPGPYMGLTFRSDFSNEERFTGFDAHYTAVDVDECLEKSDEELACDHYCHNYIGGYYCSCRFGYILHSDNRTCKVECSDNLYTQRSGVVTSADFPSPYPKSSDCLYRIELEEGFFITLSFEDSFDVEDHPEVTCPYDYIKIKAGPREFGPFCGEKSPGRIETQTNSVQILFHSDNSGENRGWKLSYTAIGNPCPLVQPPINGKIEPSQAKYTFKDQVVISCNTGYKVLKDNLESESFQIECLKDGTWSNKIPVCKTADRADNQTDRRAGSEQVAA